Proteins from a genomic interval of Acanthopagrus latus isolate v.2019 chromosome 7, fAcaLat1.1, whole genome shotgun sequence:
- the csde1 gene encoding cold shock domain-containing protein E1 isoform X7 translates to MERGSSEPPVARNTGSGRSTSTAPMSIPRSASMSCHPHPGSKKHKRTPLYQRSMSFDPGMLHNNGHTAYANGTGPGMRETGVVEKLLTSYGFIQCSERQARLFFHCSQYNGNLQELKIGDDVEFEVSSDRRTGKPIAVKLLKIKPEVLPEERIQGQVGPDLHAYPFTVLHGYIHPVVSAIPVHLDGKSAPGQVPTGSVCYERNGWSGFPQEVFYLTYTPDDVEGNIHLDTGDKVSFYMDTNKHTGAVSARNIQLVKKKQMRCQGVVCATKEAFGFIERADVVKEIFFHYSEFKGDLEALQAGDDVEFTIKDRNGKEVATDVRLLPQGTVIFEDISIEQFEGTVVKVIPKVPTKNQNDPLPGRISARIGFTDKELPFGEKDTKSKVTLLEGDHIQFNISTDRRDKLERATNIDILPDTFSFTKETREMDMLSAQRNHAVRIKKLPKGTVSFHTQSEQRFVGVVEKDILGTTNKNASPTKNKEKKKDKGRVVEKECEEGVIAYEDCGVKLTVPYHTKDLEGGGQPQVGDKVEFSINEVKRTGQQSAVSIRVLNRNASNAKRLHGFVATLKDNFGFIETANHDQEIFFHYSEMCGDLENLELGDTVEYTLSKGKGNKVSAEKVTKVAAVNGIGDDVGVTVMMGKVIRPLRSVDPSQTEYQGLIEITEEGGTKGTNYPFGIMGMVNKADCLQKGELVKFQVCTVPQTGQKMACNVVPQRRAMVECVKDQFGFITYEVGESKKLFFHVKEVQDGLELQTGDEVEFSVVLNQRTGKCSACNVRRVSEGPKPVVTPRPDRLVNRLKSITLDDASAPRLVIVRQPRGPDNSKGFNVERKTRQPGVID, encoded by the exons ATGGAAAGGGGCTCATCTGAACCTCCAGTGGCTCGCAACACTGGCTCTGGCCGATCTACCTCTACTGCTCCCATGTCAATCCCCCGCTCCGCTTCCATGTCTTGCCATCCTCACCCAGGAAGTAAAAAGCACAAGCGGACTCCATTGTATCAGAGATCA ATGAGTTTTGACCCAGGCATGCTCCATAACAATGGACACACTGCATACGCCAATGGCACAGGGCCTGGCATGAGAGAGACTGGTGTGGTGGAGAAGCTCCTGACTTCTTACGGGTTCATCCAGTGCTCCGAACGCCAGGCTCGTCTCTTCTTCCACTGTTCCCAGTACAATGGCAACCTGCAGGAGCTTAAAATAGGAG atGATGTAGAATTTGAGGTTTCCTCTGACAGGCGCACTGGCAAGCCCATAGCAGTGAAGCTGCTAAAGATAAAGCCAGAGGTGCTGCCAGAGGAGCGCATCCAGGGCCAGGTGGGGCCAGACCTGCACGCCTATCCCTTTACTGTGCTGCATGGTTATATTCATCCA GTTGTCTCAGCAATCCCTGTGCACTTGGATGGAAAGTCTGCCCCCGGCCAGGTGCCCACTGGTAGTGTTTGTTACGAAAGAAACGGG TGGTCTGGCTTTCCACAGGAAGTGTTCTACCTTACCTACACTCCTGATGATGTGGAGGGTAACATCCATCTGGACACAGGCGACAAAGTCAGTTTTTACATGGATACCAACAAGCA TACTGGTGCAGTCAGTGCTCGTAATATTCAGCTTGTGAAGAAGAAGCAAATGAGGTGCCAGGGTGTGGTGTGTGCTACAAAG GAGGCGTTTGGATTCATTGAGAGGGCTGACGTGGTGAAGGAGATCTTCTTTCACTACAGCGAGTTCAAAGGTGATCTTGAAGCTCTACAGGCTGGAGATGACGTGGAGTTCACCatcaaagacagaaat GGTAAAGAAGTAGCCACAGATGTGAGGCTGCTCCCCCAAGGAACAGTCATTTTTGAGGATATCAGCATTGAGCAGTTTGAAGGCACGGTGGTCAAGGTCATTCCCAAGGTTCCCACCAAAAACCAG AACGATCCCCTCCCAGGTCGTATCAGTGCCCGGATTGGTTTCACCGACAAGGAACTGCCTTTCGGCGAGAAGGACACAAAGTCCAAGGTGACACTGTTAGAGGGAGATCACATACAGTTCAACATCTCCACCGACCGTAGAGATAAGCTGGAGAGAGCCACCAACATCGACATCCTCCCAGACACCTTCAGCTTCACCAAGGAGACCCGTGAAATG GATATGCTGTCAGCACAGCGGAACCATGCCGTGCGCATCAAGAAGCTGCCTAAGGGCACGGTGTCCTTCCATACGCAGTCTGAGCAGCGCTTTGTGGGTGTGGTGGAGAAGGACATTCTGGGAACCACTAACAAGAATGCCAGTCCCACCAAGAACAAGGAGAAG AAAAAAGACAAG GGTAGAGTTGTAGAAAAG GAATGTGAGGAGGGAGTTATTGCATATGAAGACTGCGGTGTGAAACTCACTGTGCCATACCACACCAAGGACCTGGAGGGAGGGGGACAACCACAGGTCGGAGACAAG gtgGAGTTCTCCATCAATGAAGTGAAGCGAACTGGCCAGCAGAGTGCAGTCTCCATCAGGGTCCTCAACCGCAATGCCTCCAATGCCAAGAGACTGCATGGATTTGTTGCCACACTGAAGGACAACTTTGGCTTCATTGAAACAGCAAATCATGACCAGGAGATTTTCTTTCACTACAG TGAAATGTGTGGAGACTTGGAGAACTTGGAGCTGGGTGACACTGTGGAGTACACTCTCTCAAAGGGAAAAGGAAATAAAGTCAGTGCTGAAAAGGTTACCAAAGTGGCAGCAG TGAATGGCATTGGCGATGATGTCGGTGTGACAGTGATGATGGGGAAAGTCATCCGTCCCCTACGCAGTGTGGACCCCTCCCAGACAGAATACCAAGGGCTTATTGAAATAACAGAGGAAG GTGGAACTAAAGGCACAAATTATCCCTTTGGAATCATGGGTATGGTAAACAAGGCAGATTGTCTGCAGAAAGGAGAGCTTGTAAAGTTCCAGGTTTGCACAGTACCCCAAACTGGACAGAAAATGGCCTGTAACGTGGTCCCTCAGCGCAGAGCCATGGTGGAGTGCGTCAAAGATCAG TTTGGCTTCATCACATATGAAGTTGGTGAGAGCAAGAAGCTGTTCTTCCATGTAAAAGAAGTGCAAGATGGCCTGGAGCTCCAGACTGGGGATGAGGTGGAGTTCTCAGTTGTCCTCAATCAACGCACAGGAAAATGTAGTGCCTGCAACGTACGCAGAGTCAG TGAGGGGCCTAAACCAGTGGTGACTCCACGTCCTGATCGTCTGGTGAACCGTTTGAAGAGCATCACTCTGGATGATGCCAGTGCTCCTCGTCTGGTCATTGTAAGACAGCCCCGTGGTCCTGACAATTCAAAG GGCTTCAATGTGGAGCGCAAGACCCGCCAGCCCGGTGTCATTGACTGA
- the csde1 gene encoding cold shock domain-containing protein E1 isoform X8, translating to MERGSSEPPVARNTGSGRSTSTAPMSIPRSASMSCHPHPGSKKHKRTPLYQRSMSFDPGMLHNNGHTAYANGTGPGMRETGVVEKLLTSYGFIQCSERQARLFFHCSQYNGNLQELKIGDDVEFEVSSDRRTGKPIAVKLLKIKPEVLPEERIQGQVGPDLHAYPFTVLHGYIHPVVSAIPVHLDGKSAPGQVPTGSVCYERNGWSGFPQEVFYLTYTPDDVEGNIHLDTGDKVSFYMDTNKHTGAVSARNIQLVKKKQMRCQGVVCATKEAFGFIERADVVKEIFFHYSEFKGDLEALQAGDDVEFTIKDRNGKEVATDVRLLPQGTVIFEDISIEQFEGTVVKVIPKVPTKNQNDPLPGRISARIGFTDKELPFGEKDTKSKVTLLEGDHIQFNISTDRRDKLERATNIDILPDTFSFTKETREMGVIAAIRDGFGFIKCVDRDARMFFHFSEVLEETQLHISDEVEFTVVPDMLSAQRNHAVRIKKLPKGTVSFHTQSEQRFVGVVEKDILGTTNKNASPTKNKEKKKDKGRVVEKECEEGVIAYEDCGVKLTVPYHTKDLEGGGQPQVGDKVEFSINEVKRTGQQSAVSIRVLNRNASNAKRLHGFVATLKDNFGFIETANHDQEIFFHYSEMCGDLENLELGDTVEYTLSKGKGNKVSAEKVTKVAAVNGIGDDVGVTVMMGKVIRPLRSVDPSQTEYQGLIEITEEGGTKGTNYPFGIMGMVNKADCLQKGELVKFQVCTVPQTGQKMACNVVPQRRAMVECVKDQFGFITYEVGESKKLFFHVKEVQDGLELQTGDEVEFSVVLNQRTGKCSACNVRRVSEGPKPVVTPRPDRLVNRLKSITLDDASAPRLVIVRQPRGPDNSKGFNVERKTRQPGVID from the exons ATGGAAAGGGGCTCATCTGAACCTCCAGTGGCTCGCAACACTGGCTCTGGCCGATCTACCTCTACTGCTCCCATGTCAATCCCCCGCTCCGCTTCCATGTCTTGCCATCCTCACCCAGGAAGTAAAAAGCACAAGCGGACTCCATTGTATCAGAGATCA ATGAGTTTTGACCCAGGCATGCTCCATAACAATGGACACACTGCATACGCCAATGGCACAGGGCCTGGCATGAGAGAGACTGGTGTGGTGGAGAAGCTCCTGACTTCTTACGGGTTCATCCAGTGCTCCGAACGCCAGGCTCGTCTCTTCTTCCACTGTTCCCAGTACAATGGCAACCTGCAGGAGCTTAAAATAGGAG atGATGTAGAATTTGAGGTTTCCTCTGACAGGCGCACTGGCAAGCCCATAGCAGTGAAGCTGCTAAAGATAAAGCCAGAGGTGCTGCCAGAGGAGCGCATCCAGGGCCAGGTGGGGCCAGACCTGCACGCCTATCCCTTTACTGTGCTGCATGGTTATATTCATCCA GTTGTCTCAGCAATCCCTGTGCACTTGGATGGAAAGTCTGCCCCCGGCCAGGTGCCCACTGGTAGTGTTTGTTACGAAAGAAACGGG TGGTCTGGCTTTCCACAGGAAGTGTTCTACCTTACCTACACTCCTGATGATGTGGAGGGTAACATCCATCTGGACACAGGCGACAAAGTCAGTTTTTACATGGATACCAACAAGCA TACTGGTGCAGTCAGTGCTCGTAATATTCAGCTTGTGAAGAAGAAGCAAATGAGGTGCCAGGGTGTGGTGTGTGCTACAAAG GAGGCGTTTGGATTCATTGAGAGGGCTGACGTGGTGAAGGAGATCTTCTTTCACTACAGCGAGTTCAAAGGTGATCTTGAAGCTCTACAGGCTGGAGATGACGTGGAGTTCACCatcaaagacagaaat GGTAAAGAAGTAGCCACAGATGTGAGGCTGCTCCCCCAAGGAACAGTCATTTTTGAGGATATCAGCATTGAGCAGTTTGAAGGCACGGTGGTCAAGGTCATTCCCAAGGTTCCCACCAAAAACCAG AACGATCCCCTCCCAGGTCGTATCAGTGCCCGGATTGGTTTCACCGACAAGGAACTGCCTTTCGGCGAGAAGGACACAAAGTCCAAGGTGACACTGTTAGAGGGAGATCACATACAGTTCAACATCTCCACCGACCGTAGAGATAAGCTGGAGAGAGCCACCAACATCGACATCCTCCCAGACACCTTCAGCTTCACCAAGGAGACCCGTGAAATG GGGGTGATTGCGGCTATACGTGATGGCTTTGGCTTCATTAAGTGTGTGGATCGGGATGCCAGGATGTTCTTTCACTTCAGTGAAGTTCTAGAGGAGACCCAACTGCACATCTCAGATGAAGTGGAGTTCACTGTTGTGCCT GATATGCTGTCAGCACAGCGGAACCATGCCGTGCGCATCAAGAAGCTGCCTAAGGGCACGGTGTCCTTCCATACGCAGTCTGAGCAGCGCTTTGTGGGTGTGGTGGAGAAGGACATTCTGGGAACCACTAACAAGAATGCCAGTCCCACCAAGAACAAGGAGAAG AAAAAAGACAAG GGTAGAGTTGTAGAAAAG GAATGTGAGGAGGGAGTTATTGCATATGAAGACTGCGGTGTGAAACTCACTGTGCCATACCACACCAAGGACCTGGAGGGAGGGGGACAACCACAGGTCGGAGACAAG gtgGAGTTCTCCATCAATGAAGTGAAGCGAACTGGCCAGCAGAGTGCAGTCTCCATCAGGGTCCTCAACCGCAATGCCTCCAATGCCAAGAGACTGCATGGATTTGTTGCCACACTGAAGGACAACTTTGGCTTCATTGAAACAGCAAATCATGACCAGGAGATTTTCTTTCACTACAG TGAAATGTGTGGAGACTTGGAGAACTTGGAGCTGGGTGACACTGTGGAGTACACTCTCTCAAAGGGAAAAGGAAATAAAGTCAGTGCTGAAAAGGTTACCAAAGTGGCAGCAG TGAATGGCATTGGCGATGATGTCGGTGTGACAGTGATGATGGGGAAAGTCATCCGTCCCCTACGCAGTGTGGACCCCTCCCAGACAGAATACCAAGGGCTTATTGAAATAACAGAGGAAG GTGGAACTAAAGGCACAAATTATCCCTTTGGAATCATGGGTATGGTAAACAAGGCAGATTGTCTGCAGAAAGGAGAGCTTGTAAAGTTCCAGGTTTGCACAGTACCCCAAACTGGACAGAAAATGGCCTGTAACGTGGTCCCTCAGCGCAGAGCCATGGTGGAGTGCGTCAAAGATCAG TTTGGCTTCATCACATATGAAGTTGGTGAGAGCAAGAAGCTGTTCTTCCATGTAAAAGAAGTGCAAGATGGCCTGGAGCTCCAGACTGGGGATGAGGTGGAGTTCTCAGTTGTCCTCAATCAACGCACAGGAAAATGTAGTGCCTGCAACGTACGCAGAGTCAG TGAGGGGCCTAAACCAGTGGTGACTCCACGTCCTGATCGTCTGGTGAACCGTTTGAAGAGCATCACTCTGGATGATGCCAGTGCTCCTCGTCTGGTCATTGTAAGACAGCCCCGTGGTCCTGACAATTCAAAG GGCTTCAATGTGGAGCGCAAGACCCGCCAGCCCGGTGTCATTGACTGA